A region from the Candidatus Kryptobacter tengchongensis genome encodes:
- a CDS encoding biopolymer transport protein ExbB produces the protein MMLLIQQKSWWSWLWDNWLVDIIIKGGPYIMVPLFIFSVISMGIIIERIYRYLRIPKDKKIAQILEEVEGILRENKKIEPIVRYFEEKKDALSFVFLSVLKRYEFLLQENRSINDMRQELMETAVDSTSDYLEEFLPIVATIANVATLLGLFGTIVGMIMSFDELAKGGRGDPAVVAHGISVALLTTAAGLTVAIPSVLGYSFLRRRAEKITKHLEPFENHFVNTLLREHGRIESYRTIVASIYRNGDLTEDEKEYLRRKRIELDISDEEAKLIEDEVIRNLKEKK, from the coding sequence ATGATGCTTCTAATTCAGCAAAAATCTTGGTGGTCTTGGCTCTGGGATAACTGGCTTGTTGATATCATCATCAAGGGTGGACCTTATATCATGGTTCCTCTTTTTATTTTCTCGGTAATTTCAATGGGTATAATTATAGAAAGGATTTACAGATATTTGCGAATTCCCAAGGATAAAAAAATAGCTCAAATACTTGAAGAGGTGGAGGGAATCTTGAGGGAAAACAAAAAGATTGAACCAATTGTTAGATATTTTGAGGAGAAAAAGGATGCGCTTTCTTTTGTATTTCTTTCAGTTTTGAAAAGGTATGAGTTTTTACTTCAAGAAAATCGTTCAATAAATGATATGCGTCAGGAGTTGATGGAAACGGCAGTTGATTCAACATCGGATTATCTTGAGGAATTTTTGCCAATAGTTGCTACGATTGCAAATGTTGCAACATTGCTTGGGCTTTTTGGAACTATAGTTGGTATGATAATGTCTTTTGACGAACTTGCAAAAGGTGGACGCGGAGATCCAGCGGTCGTAGCGCATGGAATTTCAGTTGCCCTTTTAACTACTGCTGCAGGATTAACAGTTGCAATTCCATCTGTTCTTGGGTATAGTTTTTTAAGAAGACGGGCAGAAAAGATAACAAAACATCTTGAACCGTTTGAAAACCACTTCGTTAATACACTTCTTCGTGAACATGGAAGGATTGAATCTTATAGGACAATTGTTGCCAGCATTTATAGAAATGGGGATCTGACCGAGGATGAAAAGGAATATTTGAGACGCAAAAGAATTGAGCTTGATATTTCAGATGAAGAAGCAAAACTTATAGAGGATGAAGTTATCAGGAATTTGAAAGAGAAAAAATAA
- a CDS encoding Tetratricopeptide repeat-containing protein, with amino-acid sequence MWKIIIIVTLTASIVANFVPTPLELQKAFTSGQNFYASGDFKKAIKQYDFIINTKSKLLNDDSVKVALFNGDLIVSVKTAAYYQKGNALRKLKNNAEAIENFKIVAEQRNDSPWLSALAQYQIADIYYEEGKFEEAIAESKKLINKFPNDERVPKAYYTIGWAFKELKMLDSSIFYFKSLVEKFPRSELAPHSMYQIGQNYYDKEDYDTALIWFKSVVEKFRPEKFKKEEFEKIELKAIRERKAFEAATGREGEETPLEIVAKSSLRIADCYKMMNEFDEAVKSYRNVISTYTLLPSLIETAYIKMAEYVLQKRGLDAGIAIYKEAIDRSFENKQLQAKMQYLIAKTFQDSLVYDKAANEYDFYIKAYGEVAFLIDFPVEDATYSKIICLYNAKKYKETIAECDSFLIKFPGSDYIPDMLFFKGISHLAMGEYAFAESSFVKIKTLYKNSPQYTHACVQLGRTYYEWKRYDEALVELNRTLSENPPNLNKDEVYYYILLTYFDTQKYDSLLNVFSRITPGSNFYLPAFIKVSKSFSLQNKFAEGERFIKDILKTAEALKDSIYFIPEVRFSLADIYIGQEKYKEAIGELTAVINDQKANDILKLQSIYARGSLYYQLGQYKEAISDFQSCILDKKFRENLPQLVTQVNEKLAISYVKIGQIEKGINLVSKLINETSEPVEKIRYTAVLAEAYFEAKDYKNAVRFANDVFQSDVSDEVIFSKATYVLANSHRELGEFNKAFNILSKAGEKFPDSKFIQEIFFSTGAVYYDRGEYENAIEIFDRYLKLFQNSENYKNALFFLSYSYFRLGYWDKSVTYFRRFAKEFPKDELTPEAYFNIGESYYNMGKYEEAIREYKNVYRIYPNDELAPVALYSEGWCYYELQKPEQMIESFKLLVKRYPQSEYAPIALFTIGDYYYNSKDYAKAQKAYEEFIAMYPNHEKSEEAKQLIKDLKLINVYAEYQEAMRYFDNKDYRRAIEELTKIWEKYPDSDIVVGCRVNIAAAYEQLGDWRRAAKMYEEIIRDYENSRDDNARAAVLFAREHLEWLRSNFNF; translated from the coding sequence ATGTGGAAGATAATCATCATAGTTACATTAACCGCTTCAATAGTTGCTAACTTCGTTCCGACACCGCTTGAGTTACAAAAGGCTTTCACTTCAGGGCAAAACTTTTATGCGAGCGGTGATTTTAAAAAAGCGATAAAACAATATGACTTCATCATAAATACTAAAAGCAAACTTTTAAATGACGATAGTGTAAAGGTTGCCCTTTTCAACGGGGATTTAATAGTAAGCGTGAAAACCGCAGCTTATTATCAAAAAGGCAATGCTTTGAGAAAGTTAAAGAATAACGCCGAAGCGATTGAAAACTTTAAAATTGTAGCCGAACAGAGAAATGATTCACCTTGGCTTTCGGCTTTAGCACAGTATCAAATTGCTGATATTTATTACGAGGAGGGCAAATTTGAGGAAGCAATAGCTGAGTCAAAAAAACTGATAAATAAATTCCCAAACGATGAACGTGTTCCAAAGGCGTATTATACTATAGGTTGGGCATTCAAAGAATTGAAAATGCTTGATAGTTCAATTTTCTACTTTAAATCACTTGTGGAAAAGTTTCCTCGTTCTGAGCTTGCCCCTCACTCAATGTATCAAATTGGGCAAAATTATTATGATAAAGAAGATTACGATACTGCATTGATTTGGTTCAAAAGTGTTGTTGAAAAATTTAGACCTGAAAAATTTAAAAAAGAGGAATTTGAAAAAATTGAGTTGAAAGCTATAAGAGAAAGAAAAGCTTTTGAAGCTGCGACAGGACGAGAAGGCGAGGAAACACCACTTGAAATAGTTGCAAAATCAAGCTTGAGAATCGCTGATTGCTATAAAATGATGAATGAGTTTGACGAAGCTGTAAAATCATACAGAAATGTCATATCAACCTATACGCTTCTTCCAAGTTTAATTGAAACAGCTTATATAAAAATGGCTGAGTATGTCCTTCAAAAAAGGGGGCTTGATGCTGGAATTGCTATCTATAAGGAGGCAATTGATAGAAGTTTTGAGAACAAGCAATTGCAAGCCAAGATGCAGTATTTAATAGCCAAAACATTTCAAGATTCCCTTGTTTACGATAAAGCAGCAAATGAATATGATTTTTACATAAAAGCATACGGTGAGGTCGCTTTTTTAATTGATTTCCCAGTTGAAGATGCAACATATTCAAAAATTATATGTCTTTACAATGCAAAAAAGTATAAGGAAACAATAGCGGAATGTGATTCATTTCTGATTAAATTCCCGGGCTCAGATTATATCCCTGACATGCTCTTCTTCAAGGGGATTTCACACCTTGCTATGGGCGAATATGCTTTTGCTGAAAGTTCATTTGTTAAGATAAAAACGCTCTACAAAAATTCACCGCAATATACTCATGCTTGTGTTCAACTTGGGAGAACATATTATGAATGGAAACGATATGATGAGGCTTTGGTTGAACTCAACAGAACGCTTTCTGAGAATCCACCAAATCTAAATAAAGACGAGGTTTATTATTATATCCTTTTGACTTATTTTGATACCCAGAAATACGATAGTTTATTAAATGTTTTCAGTCGGATCACTCCTGGATCAAACTTTTACTTGCCTGCTTTTATTAAAGTGTCCAAATCGTTTAGCTTACAGAACAAATTTGCCGAGGGGGAAAGATTTATCAAGGATATTTTAAAAACAGCTGAAGCTTTAAAAGATAGCATCTATTTCATTCCAGAAGTTCGTTTTTCACTTGCGGATATTTACATTGGTCAGGAAAAATATAAAGAAGCGATCGGTGAATTAACAGCTGTTATAAATGACCAGAAGGCGAATGATATATTGAAACTTCAATCAATTTATGCTCGTGGTTCGCTTTATTATCAGCTTGGGCAATATAAGGAAGCAATCTCTGATTTTCAAAGTTGTATCTTGGATAAAAAATTTAGAGAAAATTTACCTCAGCTTGTTACGCAGGTTAATGAAAAATTGGCGATTTCTTATGTAAAGATCGGGCAAATTGAAAAGGGTATAAATCTTGTTTCAAAATTGATAAATGAAACTTCAGAACCCGTGGAGAAAATTAGGTATACTGCTGTGCTTGCTGAGGCGTATTTTGAGGCGAAAGATTATAAGAATGCGGTCAGATTTGCAAATGATGTTTTTCAAAGTGATGTTTCTGATGAGGTTATATTTTCAAAAGCGACATATGTGCTCGCAAACTCACATAGAGAACTTGGCGAATTTAATAAAGCATTTAACATTCTTTCAAAAGCGGGTGAGAAATTCCCAGATTCAAAATTTATCCAAGAAATTTTCTTTTCAACTGGTGCAGTTTATTATGATAGAGGTGAATATGAAAATGCAATTGAAATTTTTGACAGATACCTGAAACTTTTCCAAAATTCTGAAAACTATAAAAACGCTCTTTTCTTCCTTTCGTATTCTTATTTCAGACTTGGGTATTGGGATAAATCTGTGACTTATTTTAGGAGGTTTGCAAAGGAATTCCCCAAAGATGAGCTAACACCAGAGGCTTATTTTAACATTGGCGAGTCTTATTACAACATGGGTAAATATGAGGAAGCAATTCGTGAATATAAAAATGTTTACAGAATTTATCCAAATGATGAGCTTGCACCAGTTGCACTTTATAGTGAGGGATGGTGTTATTATGAACTTCAAAAACCTGAGCAGATGATAGAGAGTTTCAAGCTTCTTGTAAAGCGTTATCCTCAAAGTGAATACGCCCCAATCGCACTTTTTACAATTGGAGATTATTATTATAATTCAAAAGATTACGCTAAAGCTCAAAAGGCGTATGAAGAATTTATAGCAATGTATCCTAACCATGAAAAATCTGAAGAAGCGAAGCAGTTAATAAAAGATTTAAAACTTATAAATGTTTATGCTGAATATCAAGAAGCGATGAGGTATTTTGATAATAAAGATTATCGGCGTGCTATTGAGGAGTTAACAAAGATATGGGAGAAGTATCCTGATTCAGATATAGTTGTCGGGTGTCGTGTAAATATAGCAGCTGCTTATGAACAGCTTGGTGACTGGAGAAGGGCAGCAAAGATGTATGAGGAAATAATTCGCGATTATGAAAATTCAAGAGATGACAATGCGCGCGCCGCTGTTCTGTTTGCGAGGGAACATCTTGAATGGTTAAGAAGTAACTTTAATTTTTGA
- a CDS encoding C-terminal domain of CHU protein family protein, with amino-acid sequence MLILVFSITLITFASSQIPPDTIVISKFSSFIDSTLSQGVDVTNSSDYLILKTSEQENLAKKRRATITYYGTGEPKTSTGDRDTVTGNPMKVIDGDSRTFCQIRPGGDGSYILIDLLALRRINKVVIITFGLNQSLRPRAYTIYAGIDSLQLTRIVQKTDNQDVKTLDIFDPIIARFVKISFDVVDRFSSTVIAEIEVYGVGYLSSGEYYSKVIDVGQPVNWGWAEWEAELPEGTGITFQFRTGSSPSVNDTWSQWSPEISSFEVLKVTEPRRYIQFKVNLSTSSTETPILKRLSIFYHKKLVAKSITLEVEPSVVPILKRTEITCNFDVEVDDNSLGIDTLIIFTPSPANVESVTLNGNPVAYSVISSPEYVKIAFQQSINSSSRISVKLSLTLYLDINEFPSVVISKMTASNPQFVDTRKRGNLNSWTVLTTDVPERLIVDLQINPNPFSPNGDGLNDKTQISFFLANLLVERNLKIQIFDLTGRLIKTIFDGQSKAFAYISSNSFTWDGRDENGRLVRPGVYLLRVAINADTGVESVFKTITVVY; translated from the coding sequence ATGCTTATTTTAGTTTTCTCAATAACCCTTATCACATTCGCCAGTTCCCAAATCCCCCCAGATACTATTGTTATTTCAAAGTTTTCCAGCTTTATTGATAGCACATTAAGTCAAGGAGTTGATGTTACTAACTCTTCTGATTATTTAATTCTAAAGACAAGTGAGCAGGAAAATCTTGCTAAAAAGAGAAGGGCAACTATAACTTACTATGGAACTGGTGAGCCGAAAACCTCTACAGGGGACAGAGATACTGTAACTGGAAACCCGATGAAAGTAATTGATGGTGATAGTAGAACATTTTGTCAGATAAGACCTGGTGGAGATGGTAGCTACATTTTGATTGATTTGCTTGCTTTAAGAAGAATTAATAAGGTTGTGATTATAACTTTTGGTCTGAACCAATCCCTTAGACCAAGGGCTTATACAATTTACGCTGGCATTGATTCACTTCAACTTACCAGAATCGTTCAAAAGACGGATAATCAAGATGTTAAAACACTTGATATTTTTGACCCAATAATTGCAAGATTTGTTAAAATTAGTTTTGATGTTGTTGATAGATTTAGTTCAACTGTTATAGCTGAGATAGAAGTATACGGTGTTGGGTATTTATCATCGGGGGAGTATTATTCAAAGGTCATTGATGTTGGACAGCCTGTTAATTGGGGTTGGGCTGAGTGGGAAGCTGAACTACCTGAGGGCACGGGAATAACTTTCCAATTTAGAACAGGTTCAAGCCCAAGCGTTAATGATACCTGGAGTCAATGGTCCCCTGAAATTTCAAGTTTTGAGGTTTTGAAGGTAACCGAGCCAAGGCGTTACATCCAATTCAAAGTAAATTTATCCACTTCAAGCACTGAAACACCCATCTTAAAAAGGCTTTCAATTTTTTACCATAAAAAGCTCGTTGCTAAAAGTATTACCCTTGAGGTTGAACCCTCAGTTGTCCCAATTTTAAAAAGGACTGAAATAACTTGCAATTTTGATGTTGAAGTTGATGATAATTCTCTTGGAATTGATACACTAATTATATTTACCCCATCACCTGCAAATGTTGAATCAGTCACTTTAAATGGGAATCCCGTTGCTTATTCAGTTATATCGTCTCCAGAATATGTAAAAATAGCATTTCAACAATCAATTAATTCAAGCTCCAGAATAAGTGTTAAGTTAAGTTTAACGCTTTACCTTGATATAAATGAATTCCCATCGGTTGTGATAAGCAAAATGACGGCGTCAAATCCACAATTTGTTGATACGAGAAAAAGAGGCAATCTAAATAGTTGGACTGTTTTAACAACAGATGTTCCAGAAAGATTGATAGTTGACCTCCAGATCAATCCCAATCCATTTTCTCCAAATGGTGATGGTTTAAATGATAAAACTCAGATAAGTTTCTTCCTGGCGAATCTTTTAGTTGAGAGAAATTTAAAGATCCAGATTTTTGATCTTACGGGTAGGCTTATCAAAACAATTTTTGATGGGCAAAGCAAAGCATTTGCCTATATTTCTTCAAATTCTTTCACATGGGATGGAAGGGATGAAAATGGGAGGCTTGTGAGACCTGGTGTTTATCTTTTGAGAGTTGCGATAAATGCAGATACTGGTGTTGAGTCAGTCTTTAAAACTATAACAGTCGTTTATTGA
- a CDS encoding tRNA (guanine-N(7)-)-methyltransferase → MNTFIINWRGLSYPIDLAQLFGKDSEVELEVGFGNGIFLLQIAKDNPDKNFIGIELVNFFARKADKKLKNAGIQNVRLFVGDAKLLLLILFKDKVFSHIYFNFPDPWFKKRHKKRRLLKLNFNRLLAKRLKDNGFVSIVTDHPEFRDFVIESMIDSGIFMSEYPSGFTTENPGHYPTKYEQKWRSQGKEIYYMKFRKIHHPLVFDVNGYLTEENLWYVLYSKGLTDIVKNLFVE, encoded by the coding sequence ATGAATACATTTATCATCAATTGGAGAGGATTAAGTTACCCCATTGATTTAGCACAACTATTTGGAAAAGACTCAGAAGTTGAACTTGAAGTTGGATTTGGGAATGGAATTTTTCTTCTTCAGATAGCCAAGGATAACCCGGATAAAAATTTTATTGGGATTGAATTAGTTAATTTTTTCGCAAGGAAAGCAGATAAAAAATTGAAAAACGCAGGGATACAGAATGTCCGATTATTCGTCGGCGATGCAAAGCTGTTGCTTTTGATTTTGTTTAAAGATAAAGTTTTTAGTCATATTTACTTTAACTTTCCAGACCCGTGGTTTAAGAAAAGACATAAAAAAAGAAGATTGCTCAAACTAAATTTCAATCGTTTGCTTGCAAAGCGACTTAAAGATAATGGCTTTGTTTCAATTGTAACAGATCATCCTGAATTTAGGGATTTTGTTATTGAATCAATGATTGATTCGGGGATTTTCATGAGCGAATATCCAAGTGGTTTCACAACGGAAAACCCTGGACATTATCCAACGAAATATGAGCAAAAATGGAGAAGCCAGGGAAAGGAAATCTACTATATGAAATTTAGAAAGATTCATCATCCCCTCGTTTTTGATGTCAATGGGTATCTCACAGAGGAAAATTTATGGTATGTGCTTTATTCAAAAGGTTTGACTGATATTGTTAAAAATCTATTTGTTGAATGA
- a CDS encoding Uncharacterized membrane protein, whose amino-acid sequence MSNKSDKFMPLHPVFVHFPAGLFIIAFVFEIVNFFSKGKFRNLSFALLSISLLFSIISVQTGNTEASNLNLTQEYARVLSLHQESATLFLFISVAIFMLKLYIFFKFKNSSFPIFLILLLLYLFGSALIYRTVYFGMKLVFEYGVGLK is encoded by the coding sequence ATGAGTAACAAAAGCGACAAGTTTATGCCTTTACATCCGGTTTTTGTCCATTTTCCAGCTGGGCTTTTTATAATTGCGTTTGTTTTTGAGATAGTTAACTTTTTTTCAAAAGGTAAATTTAGAAATTTATCCTTTGCGCTTCTGTCCATTTCTCTGCTGTTTTCTATCATCTCGGTTCAAACGGGAAACACTGAAGCGAGTAATTTGAATTTAACTCAAGAATATGCCAGAGTGCTTTCTCTTCACCAAGAAAGCGCAACTTTGTTTTTATTCATATCCGTTGCGATTTTTATGTTGAAGCTTTACATTTTTTTTAAATTTAAAAATTCATCATTTCCCATTTTTTTGATCTTGCTTTTATTGTATCTTTTCGGATCAGCGCTTATTTATAGAACTGTTTATTTTGGAATGAAACTTGTTTTTGAATATGGCGTTGGATTAAAGTAA
- a CDS encoding histidine triad (HIT) family protein, giving the protein MVECIFCEIIARRMPADFVYEDDEVVAFKDINPQAPVHILVLPRKHFSTLLDLKPEDASLVGKLILVANEVARKFNIHNRGFRLVFNCNREAGQSIYHVHLHLLGGRIMMWPPG; this is encoded by the coding sequence ATGGTTGAATGTATATTTTGCGAAATTATCGCAAGAAGAATGCCTGCTGACTTTGTTTATGAAGATGACGAAGTTGTTGCTTTCAAGGATATTAATCCGCAGGCTCCGGTTCACATTCTCGTTTTACCGAGAAAGCATTTCTCAACCCTTCTTGACCTTAAGCCTGAAGATGCTTCGCTTGTCGGGAAGTTAATTCTTGTAGCTAATGAGGTAGCGAGGAAATTTAACATTCACAATCGTGGCTTCAGGCTTGTCTTTAACTGCAATCGTGAAGCTGGACAAAGCATCTATCATGTTCATCTACATCTTCTGGGCGGACGGATTATGATGTGGCCACCTGGATGA
- a CDS encoding cell division protein FtsX produces the protein MRFRYALKEAMSGFRKSKLSSFASIFVLFISLLAIGMFAVAGYNLNRLIKTIKGKIEVEVFIKDGRTSEQIDSLKKIVMSFNEVEDVFYISKEEAAKIFEKEFGENIFNVLDFNPLPASFKIKLKEEFRTLHGVESLVRKLKKIPDFEDVKYRRALLGIIERRFRILSQVFFAAGILLSVVSILLIVNTIRLTIYAKRKLIKIMQLVGATRGFIVLPFLIQGFLQGLIGGFFSALTIYVVVKIIIPQLPDDVISSINVSDLFFPFLIFLGCFLGFAGSWISARKYITYKLLP, from the coding sequence ATGAGATTTCGCTATGCCCTTAAAGAAGCAATGTCCGGGTTTAGGAAGTCAAAGTTATCGTCTTTTGCTTCTATTTTCGTTCTTTTCATTTCACTTCTTGCGATAGGTATGTTTGCAGTAGCGGGATATAATCTCAATCGTTTAATCAAAACGATAAAGGGTAAAATTGAAGTTGAAGTCTTCATAAAAGACGGTCGCACATCTGAACAGATTGATTCACTGAAAAAGATTGTTATGTCATTTAATGAGGTTGAGGATGTGTTTTATATTTCAAAAGAAGAAGCGGCAAAGATATTTGAAAAGGAGTTTGGAGAAAACATTTTCAATGTTCTTGATTTTAATCCGCTCCCCGCATCTTTCAAAATAAAATTGAAAGAAGAATTCAGAACCTTGCATGGAGTTGAGAGTTTGGTTAGAAAGCTTAAAAAAATTCCCGATTTTGAAGATGTTAAATATAGAAGGGCATTGCTTGGAATAATTGAAAGAAGATTTAGGATTCTTTCCCAGGTGTTTTTTGCTGCTGGAATTTTGTTGAGCGTTGTGTCAATTCTTTTGATAGTTAATACAATAAGGTTGACAATTTACGCAAAGAGGAAATTAATAAAGATAATGCAACTTGTCGGGGCAACTCGTGGATTTATAGTTCTACCTTTTTTAATCCAAGGTTTTTTACAAGGGTTAATCGGTGGATTTTTTTCAGCGCTAACGATTTATGTGGTGGTTAAAATCATCATTCCACAACTTCCTGATGATGTTATAAGCAGTATAAATGTTTCTGACTTGTTTTTCCCCTTTTTAATTTTTCTTGGGTGTTTTCTTGGCTTCGCTGGAAGTTGGATATCAGCACGTAAGTATATAACATATAAATTGCTTCCATAA
- a CDS encoding prephenate dehydratase produces MDLKLKVKVGFQGERGAFSEQAGYAFFGSKMIPVALHSFEDVFKSVKKGEVDYGVIPIENSLYGSIHQNYDLLQKYNVYIVGEVKLRIKHYLLANYGVKLSDVKKIYSHPQAISQCEGFLKKLRDVEIIPTYDTAGSAKMIKENKILDGAAIAGKQAGIYYGLKILKSGIENHRKNFTRFLVLSKEKIIARRNPKTSIIFTTKNIPGALFSALSVFAYRYINLLKIESRPIIGQPWRYMFYLDFEGSIEDKLCADAIKELKKMTQYYKFLGTYEKGREIE; encoded by the coding sequence ATGGATTTGAAGTTGAAGGTAAAAGTTGGATTTCAAGGAGAGAGAGGGGCATTTAGCGAACAAGCTGGATATGCTTTTTTTGGAAGCAAAATGATACCAGTTGCCTTGCATTCTTTTGAAGATGTTTTTAAAAGTGTGAAGAAAGGTGAGGTGGACTACGGAGTTATACCAATAGAAAATTCACTTTATGGCAGCATTCATCAAAATTACGATTTGCTTCAAAAATACAATGTTTACATAGTTGGTGAGGTTAAGTTGAGAATAAAGCATTATTTGCTTGCAAATTATGGTGTGAAGTTAAGCGATGTCAAAAAAATTTATTCACATCCTCAAGCGATTTCCCAATGTGAAGGTTTTTTGAAGAAATTGCGGGATGTTGAGATAATCCCAACTTATGATACTGCTGGCTCGGCAAAGATGATAAAGGAAAATAAGATACTTGATGGTGCAGCTATAGCTGGAAAGCAAGCCGGGATATACTATGGTTTAAAAATTTTGAAATCTGGTATAGAAAATCACAGAAAAAACTTTACACGATTTTTGGTTTTATCAAAGGAGAAAATCATTGCACGAAGAAATCCGAAGACATCTATTATCTTTACAACGAAAAATATCCCCGGGGCACTTTTCTCGGCTCTTAGTGTATTCGCCTATAGATATATAAATCTTTTGAAAATTGAATCAAGACCAATAATTGGTCAACCGTGGAGATATATGTTTTACCTTGATTTTGAGGGAAGTATTGAAGATAAACTTTGTGCAGACGCAATAAAAGAGTTAAAAAAGATGACACAGTATTACAAGTTTCTCGGAACTTATGAAAAGGGGAGGGAGATAGAATGA
- a CDS encoding NADH-quinone oxidoreductase subunit F, producing MEQIKLILKDIPELHRIEVYEANGGYSALKKALSMKPDEVIEEVKKSGLRGRGGAAFPTGMKWSFMPKDSRPKYLIVNADESEPGTFKDRAIIEKNPHQLIEGSLIAAYAIGAQTIYVYIRGEYVKWMNILQNAIDEAYSRGYIGENIFGSGFSVNMYVHRGAGAYICGEESALMESIEGKRGYPRVKPPFPAQYGLWGYPTTINNVETLANVPVIIEKGGEWYAKIGAPKHPGTILFGVSGHVNKPGIYELPTGVLLTDLIYKYAGGVRNNKKIKAVIPGGSSTPALRGDQIEGVTMDFDGLRNAGSMIGTGGVVVMDEDTDMVKVLWRIAKFYWHESCGQCTPCREGTGWMFKILDRIVKGAGRPEDLDLLVSVANNIEGNTICALGDAAAWPIKFGVQRFKEDFEKYIKFKSTVLIEK from the coding sequence ATGGAGCAGATAAAATTAATTCTAAAGGATATACCCGAACTTCACAGGATAGAAGTTTATGAAGCAAACGGTGGGTATTCGGCTCTTAAAAAAGCACTTTCAATGAAACCAGATGAAGTTATTGAAGAGGTGAAAAAATCGGGATTAAGGGGAAGAGGTGGTGCTGCTTTTCCAACTGGAATGAAATGGAGTTTTATGCCAAAGGATTCAAGACCAAAGTATTTAATTGTAAACGCTGATGAAAGTGAACCAGGGACATTTAAAGACAGAGCTATAATAGAAAAAAATCCTCATCAATTAATTGAAGGTTCTTTAATCGCTGCCTATGCCATAGGAGCTCAGACAATTTATGTTTACATTCGGGGTGAATATGTTAAATGGATGAATATTCTTCAAAATGCAATTGATGAGGCTTATTCTCGGGGTTATATTGGTGAAAATATATTTGGTTCTGGATTCAGTGTTAATATGTATGTTCATCGTGGAGCTGGAGCTTATATCTGTGGTGAGGAATCTGCTTTAATGGAATCAATTGAGGGAAAGCGTGGATATCCAAGAGTAAAACCTCCTTTCCCAGCTCAATATGGCTTGTGGGGGTATCCCACAACGATAAATAATGTTGAAACGCTTGCAAATGTTCCAGTGATAATTGAAAAAGGTGGAGAATGGTATGCTAAAATTGGGGCGCCAAAACATCCCGGGACAATTCTCTTTGGTGTAAGCGGTCATGTGAATAAACCCGGGATTTATGAACTTCCGACTGGAGTTCTTTTAACCGATTTGATTTACAAATATGCCGGTGGGGTTAGAAATAATAAAAAAATTAAAGCTGTTATCCCTGGCGGTTCATCAACCCCTGCTTTAAGAGGCGATCAAATTGAGGGTGTAACAATGGATTTTGATGGGTTAAGGAATGCTGGCTCAATGATTGGAACGGGTGGAGTCGTAGTTATGGACGAGGATACTGATATGGTAAAAGTTCTATGGAGGATTGCAAAATTCTATTGGCATGAATCTTGTGGTCAATGTACACCTTGCAGAGAAGGAACAGGGTGGATGTTTAAAATTCTTGATAGAATTGTAAAAGGTGCTGGAAGACCCGAAGACCTTGATTTGCTTGTAAGCGTTGCAAACAACATTGAGGGAAATACAATCTGTGCACTTGGGGACGCTGCAGCTTGGCCGATAAAGTTTGGAGTCCAAAGGTTTAAAGAAGACTTTGAAAAATATATAAAGTTTAAATCAACTGTGCTGATTGAAAAGTAA
- a CDS encoding NADH dehydrogenase subunit E: MFTEENLKKVEEIKKRYPTAQAALLPVLWIAQEQFGWISEDVMRYVAELLGLPYSHVYGVVTFYTMYNKKPVGKYHIQVCTNISCMLNGAYENLEFLQKKLGIKVGQTTPDMKFTLTEVECLGSCGTAPVVQINDDYYENMSREKLEKLIEQLSKEKK, from the coding sequence ATGTTCACTGAGGAAAATTTGAAAAAAGTTGAAGAAATTAAAAAAAGATATCCAACAGCACAAGCAGCACTTTTACCTGTTCTCTGGATAGCGCAGGAACAATTTGGATGGATTTCGGAGGATGTCATGCGTTATGTGGCTGAACTTCTTGGTTTGCCCTATAGCCATGTTTATGGTGTTGTCACATTTTACACAATGTATAACAAAAAACCTGTTGGGAAGTATCATATTCAAGTTTGTACTAATATCAGTTGCATGTTAAACGGCGCCTATGAAAATCTTGAATTTCTTCAAAAGAAACTCGGAATCAAAGTTGGTCAAACAACGCCTGATATGAAATTTACATTGACCGAGGTTGAATGCCTTGGCTCTTGTGGAACTGCACCCGTCGTCCAAATAAATGATGATTACTACGAAAATATGAGCAGAGAAAAACTTGAAAAGTTAATTGAACAACTAAGTAAGGAAAAGAAATAA